A genomic stretch from Telopea speciosissima isolate NSW1024214 ecotype Mountain lineage chromosome 7, Tspe_v1, whole genome shotgun sequence includes:
- the LOC122668162 gene encoding uncharacterized protein LOC122668162 encodes MPHRTRPMTALLVFMGVNVVLVSTITPVYDFVCFLPYWERRRERRRKEREAALTKGAESA; translated from the exons ATGCCACATAGAACACGGCCTATGACTGCTCTCTTGGTGTTTATGGGAGTGAATGTTGTTTTGGTATCAACAATTACTCCAGTGTATGATTTCGTTTGCTTCCTTCCATACTGGGAAAGAAGG AGAGAACGTCGTCGGAAGGAACGTGAAGCTGCTTTAACAAAAGGTGCTGAATCTGCCTAA